One Papaver somniferum cultivar HN1 chromosome 10, ASM357369v1, whole genome shotgun sequence genomic window carries:
- the LOC113317421 gene encoding F-box protein At3g07870-like, which translates to MGNLNDLPADILVDILTRLPTESILPCRLVSKSWKNLISRHPCFSQMHLSRLQHTDESFLIRGENQQLHYFEYIDENEKPIDCIKRVNLTPPFTSSYILLGSFNGLVCLYGLEDYTACLCNPVTKEYVMLPKIHRDFDDDGYIHYLTGFGFLTSTHEYKVVEMYKLKTDLNVLLVGVYTVGNGNGWRSVGRLDTKFTKVNEGVGVYVNGALHWMDKHRGRILVFDLIKEKFSEYLSPPPLSPYSTWYDYTLGDLGVVLYIAVESNFDIEEGPCFDVWLLDDKNDKRDMKEQAGQEPLCWSKVFRLPERRPLAFTKSGGLLCFNCASLGVYDALTASSKKLVDFRLIIQIFPHKNTLVSLKELGEEDTKIMGSAEVEDT; encoded by the coding sequence ATGGGGAATTTGAACGATCTCCCAGCAGATATTTTAGTCGACATCTTAACTCGTCTACCTACAGAATCCATTCTACCCTGCAGATTAGTTTCTAAATCATGGAAAAATCTTATTTCTCGTCATCCATGCTTCTCTCAAATGCATTTAAGCCGTCTCCAACACACCGATGAAAGTTTTCTTATCAGAGGTGAGAATCAACAGCTCCACTACTTTGAGTATATTGACGAAAATGAGAAACCTATTGATTGTATTAAAAGAGTCAATTTAACCCCTCCATTTACATCTTCATATATTCTTCTTGGTTCATTTAATGGTTTAGTTTGTCTTTATGGGTTGGAAGATTATACTGCTTGTCTGTGTAACCCTGTCACAAAAGAATATGTTATGCTTCCCAAAATTCATagagattttgatgatgatgggtATATTCATTATTTGACCGGATTTGGTTTCCTTACTTCAACTCATGAGTATAAAGTTGTTGAAATGTACAAGTTAAAGACAGACCTTAATGTTCTTTTGGTTGGGGTGTATACTGTTGGCAATGGTAATGGGTGGAGAAGTGTTGGGAGGTTGGATACCAAATTTACCAAAGTAAATGAAGGAGTTGGTGTCTATGTGAATGGAGCCCTGCATTGGATGGATAAACATAGAGGAAGGATTTTGGTCTTTGATTTGATTAAGGAGAAGTTTAGTGAGTATCTTTCACCACCTCCTTTGAGTCCATACAGTACGTGGTATGATTATACGCTAGGGGATTTGGgtgtggttttatatattgctgTAGAAAGTAACTTTGACATCGAAGAAGGCCCATGTTTTGATGTATGGCTACTGGATGACAAGAACGATAAACGTGACATGAAAGAGCAGGCGGGACAAGAACCATTGTGTTGGAGTAAAGTATTTCGGCTTCCGGAAAGAAGACCATTAGCTTTTACCAAGAGTGGTGGTCTCTTATGTTTCAATTGTGCCTCTCTCGGCGTTTATGATGCATTAACTGCAAGCTCGAAAAAGCTTGTGGATTTTCGTCTAATCATTCAAATATTTCCTCACAAGAACACCTTAGTTTCGTTGAAAGAATTAGGAGAAGAAGATACAAAAATTATGGGGTCAGCTGAAGTTGAGGACACATAA
- the LOC113318356 gene encoding protein arginine methyltransferase NDUFAF7 homolog, mitochondrial-like, with amino-acid sequence MLRKLLISSSSSSSSVLSNGILLRTFPSLSSFSSSLSLSTSSSSSSPQSHTDPSSTSKDETEETTILQPSLKISIDRSSLYSPPEHSHEPSSDSELVKHLKGIIKFRGGPISVAEYMEEVLTNPKAGFYINRDVFGSGGDFITSPEVSQMFGEMVGVWAMCLWEQMGQPEKVNLIELGPGRGTLMADLLRGTSKVEKFMKALNIHMVECSPTLKKLQYSALKCTEEVDKTVVSMFGGAPVSWHATLEQVPSGLPTIIIGHEFYDALPVHQFQRASRGWCEKMVDVADDASFRFVLSQQPTPATIYLMKRCTWATKEDIAKLDQIEICPKGMDLTQTIAKRIGSDGGGALIIDYGSDGIVSDSLQAIRKHKFVDILDDPGSADLSAYVDFASIRNSAKEASEDVSVHGPISQSQFLGSLGINFRVEALLQNCTDEQAESLRNGYWQLVGDGEAPFWEGPEDKTPIGMGTRYLAMAIVNKNQRSPVPFQ; translated from the exons ATGCTGAGAAAATTactcatttcttcttcatcgtcctcctccTCTGTACTCTCTAATGGCATCCTCCTAAGAACTTTTCCATCTCTCtcctcattttcatcttcattatctCTCTcaacgtcttcatcttcatcttctcctcaATCACACACAGACCCATCTTCTACTagtaaagatgaaactgaagagacaACAATCCTTCAACCTTCTCTCAAAATCTCCATTGATCGATCTTCCTTATACAGTCCACCAGAACATTCTCATGAACCATCCTCAGATTCTGAGCTTGTTAAGCATTTAAAAGGCATCATTAAA TTTCGGGGTGGACCAATCTCAGTTGCAGAGTATATGGAGGAAGTTTTAACAAACCCTAAAGCTGGATTTTACATTAATAGGGATGTCTTTGGATCTGGTGGAGATTTCATTACATCTCCTGAAGTTAGTCAGATGTTTGGAGAg ATGGTTGGTGTATGGGCTATGTGTTTGTGGGAGCAAATGGGACAACCTGAGAAAGTGAACCTCATTGAACTTGGTCCAGGAAGAGGAACACTGATGGCTGATCTTCTACGT GGTACTTCTAAGGTTGAGAAGTTCATGAAGGCACTGAATATACACATGGTAGAATGCAGTCCCACTTTAAAGAAGCTTCAGTACAGTGCACTAAAGTGTACAGAAGAGGTTGATAAAACGGTTGTTAGCATGTTTGGTGGAGCTCCTGTATCTTGGCATGCCACATTGGAGCAGGTTCCATCGGGAT TGCCAACAATCATTATCGGCCATGAATTTTATGATGCGTTGCCTGTTCATCAATTCCAG CGGGCTTCTCGTGGCTGGTGCGAAAAGATGGTTGATGTTGCAGATGATGCATC GTTTCGTTTTGTTCTATCTCAACAGCCTACACCAGCAACCATCTATCTGATGAAGCGGTGTACATGGGCCACAAAAGAAGATATTGCTAAGCttgatcaaatagaaatctgcccTAAGGGGATGGATTTGACTCAGACAATTGCTAAGAGAATTGGTTCTGATGGTGGCGGGGCTCTCATCATCGATTATGGCTCAGATGGAATAGTTTCGGATAGTCTGCAG GCTATTCGGAAGCACAAATTTGTTGATATACTTGATGATCCCGGTTCAGCAGATCTTAGTGCTTATGTCGACTTTGCCTCCATCAGGAATTCCGCAAAAGAAGCTTCAG AAGATGTTTCTGTCCATGGTCCAATATCTCAATCTCAGTTCTTGGGTTCTCTCGGGATCAACTTTCGAGTTGAAGCACTGCTACAAAATTGCACGGATGAGCAAGCTGAGTCTCTGAGGAACGGATACTGGCAGCTAGTAGGAGATGGAGAAGCTCCATTCTGGGAGGGACCTGAAGATAAAACACCAATTGGTATGGGTACAAGATATTTAGCAATGGCAATCGTGAATAAAAATCAACGCAGTCCAGTTCCATTTCAGTAA